caattttttatttatacagCATTTTTCAAAGTAATCCCACATTCCCACCCAGTGGAGAGCGAACTAGAGACTCTCATTTTTTCCCTAGCCAAGGTTACTGACcagttagattttttttttaaaatgagattTCCAGTATTTTCGCTTTCCATGTGATTTCGAGCAATTGTCCTGAGTGTGCTCAGTTTTTTCACAGTGTTCACAATAGACTTTATTTCCTTACTCAGATTTTATGGAGTTTCCTCCACTTTGTTTCTTGTAACGGCAGAACTTTGTGATGCTGCTTCTAGAATAATGTTTGAAACGATGTAAGCGATACTTTCTTTTCCTGTCATCAAATCTTACATGAGAGAACATGTCTtttaagttttgaaaatgttgttCTTTCCAAGAATACTTCTACTCCTTCGAACTTCATCCGAATCTTTATTAAGAATCATGCAAGAAGTCAAAAATTTGGTAATTTTTAGTATCTTACTGTAAGTGATCTCATCTTTCAGACATTTCGATGTCACATTGGGGAATATCTCTCTCTTTTGCCATAATTCTGATAAAGAGTGAAAGTCTTCTGGTGACAGATGAATTCCCTTGTCAGTAATTTGGATGGATGAGTGAACTTCAATGCTTCGGGCTATATCCAAGATCTGAATCTGCCAAAATTTTCTAATGAACTGACAGACTTTCATAGCTTATAAGGATAGTTGGTATGTGCTCTGAAATTGGTGTTGCAGAAAAAAGATGTTGATTTTCCTAGATTTCACAGTTTTAACTCTCTTCTGTTGGTGCATAGATCTTTCCAGCGTTTCAGAAAGAATACGACTAAAGACATTTTGAGgagaaataataaaaagacAATTTACGAGAGAAAATGAGTAGTTGAAATAGACAGAAAGTTTCCTGGTAACATCAGAGGACCCCTGAAACTATGAATCATCTTTCAAAAGAAAGCAAACCAGAAACTTATTCTCTGCTACTGCAAAAAAAGTTTGTAGACAAAGTTCTAGAACAAGGGGTTCGAGTGCTTGTGTATGTTGTGCACTAAGAAATGTATACCTTAGGTACTTCTCATCATACAAAAGCTAAAATGCTAAAGTTCCTAGATGAAGTTGGCCCATTCCcttgtctttttctttttctcatttccTACCATGAGcaagatttattttttatttaacatgAAGCACACGGGTTCCATATTATGGAGGAAAGGTATTCGGGTTCCTGACATTTTaacatttttcagattataACTATGCCAAAGGTAAATGGGTCTTTGACGATAGCTGGCCATTATACTCTGGCTCTGACTGTAAGCAATGGTTGTCGCCAATGTGGGCTTGTCGCTTGATGCAACGCAAAgactttgaatatgaaaaacTACGCTGGCAACCCAATGGATGTAgtgctgaaccattcacagctTCCAAGTTCCTGACGAGGTATATTTTTGTTCTTTCCATAGATGGGTATCAGTTCACTGAAACTTGAAATCATGAAAGTTTACATCGAGTATGGATTTCTCTTCACCCTTTTCAGTTGCAGTGTAGATCAAATGGTAATTGTTGTTTAAgagttatttttagaatttaccTATTGTCCTGAGTCCAGAAGGAATATAACAAAATTCCATCTATGTCAGTGGAATACTTTGTGTTCTATTCTAAGTTATTGTACGCACGGCACTTGGGGAGCGCAAGGAAATTGTACATGCCAAATGTGGGcaaccatttttttaaattaatttcattatAATTAGTACTATTTTGTagtttattaaatatgtaagatttGCCTTTTCCTTTAGAGAGAATTAtcttattttcttataatagaCGGAGTTAAGTAAATAGCAATAGCAATACTGAACCATGAAGTTGTTCGTTCTATGAGTGGTGAAATAACATAGTTATATCTATGTACTTCTGACCtgttaattaaagaaataaaactgACTGTAAGATTACATCACCCTGCAATACTTTTAGTTTGGTCCTACAATTTTGAAGTGAGCCTGATCCATAGTTTTTTATTGATTGGTTATGATCCTTATCAGACGTCGTTATTTTTCAGGGAACAGTCttacataatttataatttgttgACTCAATTTTATAATCTTGAACTTTAAATATACTTTTTCCATTGAATATTACTATTTTTTCTTGATACGTCGGGTGAGGAATTCGAACTCGGCACCTTACCACTTATCGGAGAAGGTGGTGCGATTAGCCAAGAGGCTGTTGGCACTATTATATTAGTTGCCCTTCAGAATTTGGCTTTAATTGGAATACACAACCTTTTATCtgcaaaatatcatctataccTATGTAATTTTGtatcttttttaaataaatctctggtattttaattttttaaatattttttcatttggaGATCTTCTATTTTTAGTGTACAGCTAAATCAATGTTTTACTTGCTGCATGCTGCATTTCTTTAACTTGTTGATATAATACTTGAATTTTTCTCCTGTACACAGAATGAGGAATAAAACTCTGGCTTTTGTCGGGGACTCACTAGGTCGACAACAGTTCCAGTCGCTCATGTGCATGGTGACAAGTGGTGAAAAAAGACCTGATGTTCTCAATGTTGGGTACGAGTATGGTCTTGTAAAAGCCCGTGGGGCCATCAGACCAGATGGATGGGTTTATCGATTCCCCAGTACAAATACCACCATCCTTTACTACTGGTCAGCAAGTCTCTGCGACCTAGAACCCATCGACACATCCAACTCTACCACTGATATCGCGATGCATCTGGATCGACCCCCAGCATTTTTGCataattttcttcacaaatttgaCGTTCTTGTTCTGAATACTGGACACCATTGGAATAAAGACAAGCTGAAGGCTAATCGCTGGATCATGCACGTTGGGGGCATCCCCGAGATCAACACAAACACGGGAATCACAGATATTATGGATGCAAAAAATTTTACAGTATATAGTATTGTCAAATGGGTGAATACACAGCTCCCAAAATATCCAGGTTTGAAAGTATTTTTCCGTTCTATATCACCCAGGCATTTTTTCAATGGAGACTGGAACACTGGGGGAACTTGTGACAATATCACTCCACTTTCGCATGGAAAGGAGGTTGTACAAGATTATTCCAGTGATGGTATTGCAGCAGGGGCAGTAAATGGAACCAGAGTTAAGCTTCTGGACATTACGGCTCTATCCCAGCTGAGAGACGAAGGTCACATATCTCGTTACAGCATTAGACCGACAACTGGGATGCAGGATTGTCTGCATTGGTGCTTGCCTGGTATTCCAGATACATggaatgatattttatttgcgCAGCTCTAGTTCTCATGAAGCTCATAGTCACGTAAATTACGATCGCCTTTGATGGTTGAACATTATTTCATTCTTGCTTATTCTTTGGCACCTATAGTGTTAAATGAGAAGATACAAGCTAAAATCTTGACGTGTGCTGTATAAATAAGTATATTAATTGTGTAGATGCTCAACGGACGTggaaatttcttgaatttaaaCTAGTTGATACAATAAAAACATGAAATGAGCCAGCGATCTGAGTTCATAAGCTTAAGCTAAGAGTTTTGCGAGCCCAAGCTTGAAAATCTTATTTCTGAGATCTTTAAATTCCATTTGACTTCAATTGTTTAGTTGAATTTAAATTTAGGTTCGTGAAATCTTACGCACTT
This is a stretch of genomic DNA from Primulina huaijiensis isolate GDHJ02 unplaced genomic scaffold, ASM1229523v2 scaffold208252, whole genome shotgun sequence. It encodes these proteins:
- the LOC140966918 gene encoding protein trichome birefringence-like 16 translates to MIKEGISGIKVSQVVLVLIGLVSATVLLLAWTNTTFLSYLIPTQMCISQLDQDYNYAKGKWVFDDSWPLYSGSDCKQWLSPMWACRLMQRKDFEYEKLRWQPNGCSAEPFTASKFLTRMRNKTLAFVGDSLGRQQFQSLMCMVTSGEKRPDVLNVGYEYGLVKARGAIRPDGWVYRFPSTNTTILYYWSASLCDLEPIDTSNSTTDIAMHLDRPPAFLHNFLHKFDVLVLNTGHHWNKDKLKANRWIMHVGGIPEINTNTGITDIMDAKNFTVYSIVKWVNTQLPKYPGLKVFFRSISPRHFFNGDWNTGGTCDNITPLSHGKEVVQDYSSDGIAAGAVNGTRVKLLDITALSQLRDEGHISRYSIRPTTGMQDCLHWCLPGIPDTWNDILFAQL